In [Phormidium] sp. ETS-05, the genomic window TTGGGGAGACGATCGCTCATAGAAAAAGATCCAGAAAAAGAAGAATCCGTATTTTCTCTCCAGCCCGCAGTTATCGAATACGTCAGCGACAAAATCATCGAGCAAGTTTGCACCGAAATTCGCGAAGTATTCAAAACTAAAAAAACAGAGAAACTGGTTTTACTTAGAAGTCACGCTTTGATTCAAAACTCCGCCGAACCCACAGTCAAAGCCGCTCAAATCAAATACATCCTCGCCCCCATTAAAGACCGCTTGCGCAGAATCTTTAGAAGTGAAAACAGGATTCAAGAATATCTCACCCAAATTCAACCCCTCCTCCAAGGCGAACCCCCCCTTGAAGTGGGATATGCAATGGAAAATGTGATTTTGCTCAATACTCCCACCGATATCTAGATAGCAGGAAGACGAGGAACCAGGGGACGGGAACGGGGACCTTTTGGGACGGGGGGGAGTGTGGGGAGTGTGGGGAGTGTGGGGAGTGTGGGAAGTGTGGGAAGTGTGGGAAGTGTGGGAAGTGTGGGAAGTGTGGGGAGTGTGGGAAGTGTGGGAAGTGTGGGAAGTGTGGGAAGTGTGGTCAGCAATCTTCCTCCCCATCCTCCCACTCCTCCCCATCCCCCCGTCACCCCGTCTCCCCGTCACCCCGTCCCCCCGTCACCCCGTCCCCCCCTCCCCCCGTCCCCCTTTCCCCTGGTCCCCAACATCCCGGTAAAATAAATTATGGCGCACCGTCAGATATGTGCCGGTACTGTGCTATCCTATACTTAGCTCAGTACCGGCACCCAGCGAAAAGCTGGTTTCCACGGAAACAAACAATTAAAGTTATCAAAAAGATTAAGAAATATTTAAAATCTTAATCTAAAATTATGTCAGCCCACTGAGAAAAACTCAGTAAGTGGTGATATAATCCAATAATGAAGCACGGGGAAAAAGCGCTACAGCCATTGCAGTCTGCACCTAAATGAGCAAGACAGAAAAGGCTAGCGCGCAAAAGCCCGCCAGAGCGTTGCCCAGATATGCCCAAAATCAGGAAAGGTAAACCGAGCAGGCGATAAGCAACGCCCCCAGCTCGGATATGCCCCTAAAGCTAGGTAAACTAGCGGCGGTGGCAGGCCAAAAACCTGAATCGTGGGCTCGTCCGTAGGGATGGCAACGTGATAAAATTAGAATTACCGTCTAATTTTTCGGCATACTTTCGAGACTTCCGAAATGGTTGCCAAAGTCAAACGAAAAATTAAATCCAAAACGGTAAGACTTCTCTTGTCCCCAGTGCGGATTTACGCTACCGAGGGATGGGAATGGTGCTTTTGGGATTTTCCTGAAAGCTCTGCGGGATACCGCCTCTATCACAATCAAAGGTGATAGTGCCATCGCAGCGTTGTCCGGGAATGCCCGGAATAATGTCGCGTAAATGTATCAGTGAGATTACCAAAAAGCACTTACCAACAAGAAGTGTAATTTGGTAAAAACAAATAAGATGGCTTCCCGACTGTACCCAATCTACGCAGAGGTGATAAACCCAGCCAGGGAAGCAGTAGTAGGCCCCAGAGTCTAATCTGGGAAGCCCATTGCCAGCAAAGAATTCAATAGAGGTAATATGACCCAGAAGGTTATTCACCCGATGGTGAAAATGCAGCGTCAGGTGCGATCGCTAGTCAACTCGAATATCCTCAAACCAACCGATAGCATCTGGAAAATAGCCTTTCTTTATGGAGATGAATGGTCCCACTGGAAACAAGAACTACAAGATTTTGAATTTTCCATGCAAGACCCCGTGAGCGAACTGCTAGCGGTAGAAAACTGGGAAGATGATTAAAAAAATTTACCCCGCATTTGAGTACAGATTGCCAAAACAATTACATATAGCGAAAAAACCATAGAAACAAAGGAGGAGGTTAGTAGCACCCACCTTCAGACCATCCCCCCTGGTTCGTAGCACCCTCCTTCAGCCTCAAAAAATTCTAAGTTTTAGAGGGCTAAAGCCCTACTACGAACCTCCCTAAGAGGGCGAGTGCCCATCCCCCCACCCTCCGCCAAAGCCAAAAGCTCCCGGTTCCCTGGCGCATCTTTTTAAGAATCCAAACAATCAGCTAAGGCGCGGGTCAGCAGCGCGGCGGTTTGGTAGCGGAGTGAGGGGGAGTAAGCTGTGGCTTTATCAATACAAAAGCGCAATTCTGAGGGGATGCTCGGGTCACGGTCTAAATTGAATCGATAACCATCCCCTTTGAGTTCCAAAAACTTTTGCGGACTTTCTCCCGTGAGCAAAAAAATCAACGTGGCGCCGATACCATACAAGTCAGACTGGGGGATGGGTTCGCCCCGATTTTGCTCCGGAGCCGTGTAGTCCGGGGCGCCGATCCGCGTACCCAAGGGAGTGCCGATTTCTTTGACGGCGCCGAAATCGATCGCCACCACCCGATTATCGCGATGTCTTAACAGCAAATTAGCGGGTTTGATATCCCGATGAACCAGAGGTGGAGACAGGTTATGGAGATAATCCAAAACCTCGCAAGTTTGCATCATCCATTCGATCGCTTGGCGTACAGGCACTGGGCCGCGCCCTTGTACCCGCTTTTCTAAATCCTGACCGTGGATCGCCTCCATTGCCAGGTATTTTTTCCCATCTGCCACAAAATAATCAAAAAACATCGGGATACCAGGGTGGTTGAGAGTTTGTAACACCCGAGCTTCCCGCTCAAACAATTCCTGTGCCTTGGGGATGCGGGTCATATCCGCATTCATTTCCTTAAGAGCCAAAACCTGGTAAGGTTTACTCCCCGATGACGGAAGACAGCAAGCCAGATAAGTAGTACCCATACCTCCCTGTCCGAGAGTTTGTAATACCTGATACTGACGAATCGTGCGCAGCACAAAAATAGGCTCGCCGCAATTTTCGCAGAAAAGGTTGCCTGGGGGATTATTCCTATGAGTGCAGGGAGGTTCTGGGTTTTCCTCGTCAGATTCGCCACCCGGTGTGAGGCGATCTGGCTCCCCTTTGCTCGGGACATTAATTCCTCTGCCCCCCCCTTTTTTTTCCCTCTGGGCACGAGGGATAGGCTTTTTCAGGGCAGGGGTGGGGGGATCTGGGGGCTTAGCGCCAAATTGATATCCATCCGAGAATTTCAGGAGGGGACCGCCCCTAGCGAGCTGAATTGAGTCGCCATCCCGGATGGCTGTGAGAAAAACTAAAACGCCATTAACGAACGTACCGTTACTGCCACTACTGATGAGTTGCCAAGAACCGCCACCACTGGCGCGCAACTCCAAATGCTCTCTCGACACCACGGGATCCTCGATGACCACATCATTATCGGGAGCGCGACCCACGCGGATCGTGGTGGAGTTTTCAAAGCGCCACTGTTTCTGGGGAGTATTTGTTTGAGGGTCTAACAGCGCCAGAGTTACCACGTAGGAACTTCCTCACAAAAAGTAAAAACTATTTGTCATTTGTCCTTAGTCATTTGTCCTTAGTCATTTGTCCTTAGTCATTTGTCCGGCGAGTCATTTGTCCGGCGAGTCCTTGGTCATTTGTTTTGTCATACAAGTGACAAGGGACAAGGGACAAGTGACAAGTGACAAGGGACAAGGGACAAGTGACAAGTGACAAGTGACAAGTGACTCTTGGACAAATGCCTATGGTTGCACCAAAGCCCTGACGATGACTACCGTGATGTTATCGTGACCGTTGTGCTGATTTGCTTTCCTGATTAATTCTCTCACGCCTTGCTCCAGGTCAGCATCGGGTTGCAGTAATGGTGCTAGGTGTGTTTCTGAATGAGTTTCTAGGAAGCGGTTATCTGTGAGCCCATCAGAGGCGAGAACTAAGAGGGTATCTTCACCGAAATTAAAAAACTGCACATCTGGCTTGATAAAATCCTCACCCATCGGACCGAGAGCCTGGGTGAGTTGGTAGGCGTCGAGACGGGAATAGGCAGTTTCTGGGTCAACCCCCCGCTGAATTTCCCGCTGACCGACTTCGTGATCCACTGTCATCTGCTGCAGACCCTGAGATTTGGTGAAACGGTAGATGCGGGAGTCTCCCACATGAGCTATACCTACTTGGGTGTTTTGCACCAGGGCGAGAACTGCGGTGGTGCCCATACGCCCGCTGCCCGATCGCCCCTGCTGTTGGTTGAGTTCATATATGACTTGGTTGGCTTCCAACAGAGCCGAGCGGATGCTTTCTTCCTTGGGGAGGGAGGGTGAATTGCCCGATCGTGCATCAGACAAGCGGGTGAGAAAATAACGGCGCAGGCTATCTACAGCCGTGGCGCTGGCGATTTCGCCGCCATCATGTCCACCCATACCATCAGCGACGATGTAAAGGCCCATGTACTGTCGCGATCGACTGCGAGAGGTGACAGAGCCCCCCCTGAGAGAATGGGTAACAAGAGTTTCCATTGCGAAGTCATCTTCGTTATGATTGCGCTGCCTGCCGATATCAGTTTCCCCTGCGGCATCAAGGGCGATTAACTTGAGGGGCATCACCATTGTAGGGGTATCGTCATCATCCGAGTCGTCGGCACTCATCTCACTGATGGGGCTGTGGCTAACTTGTGGTGAATCTACAGTGTTTGAGACAGAGAGTTTTAATTGGTCTGGGTTAGGCTTAATGTTCTTTGCGATTAGGTCAGTGTAACCCAGCAGCTCGGAGGCTGTGGTAATCTCCCCAGCTACTAAGTCATTCAAGAGTTGAGCTAAACTTTGCTCCGGTGGGGTTAGCTCCAGGGCATTTGGTAGTAGTTGCTGCCATAGCTGACCCAAAGAAGTCAAAGTGGGTGGCTGATCGGGATTGTCTGGGTACAGACGCCCCAGACGCAATTCTCCAGAGTCATCATCAGCGAGAAAAAGGTTTTCTGGTTTGAGGAGGCTACTCAGAGCTTTGTATGGGGCAAGGATATCCCATAATTGGGCGCTTTGTTCCAGCCAAGAGAGAATCTGCTCACTTGTTGGGGGTGGGTTGTCTTTGGTGTCAAAGGGGACTCTGGGCAAACCGGTGCGGTCTTCCAGGAGCAATACCCCGGGATTTTCACCCCAAGCATCGTGGATGGCGGGTAGTGATGGCAGGTTTGATGTCCTTGCGGCGAGATAAGGCAGCGCGATCGCCGGAATTCCCAACATAGAATTAGACTGGTTCTCTGAAACAGCATGGTGGGGTCTGACGGCGGCGAATGCCAGTAAAGGAGATGGCTGCAGCGGCTGGCAGTCCAACACCCGCAGATATGATTCTCCAGGCAATTCGCTAGGGAGGACTTCTATAACTTGATAGCGGTTTGCCGTATCCAAATATTCCCCAAACTGAATCGCGGCGTCCGCATTTACCTCCTCTGGGGGTTGCTTTTCTTCCAAAAACGGCATTTCTGCCCCAGTTTCAGAAGCAGCAGTCATCGGTGGGGAGCTATTTTGCTCCAGCTCTTCGGCACTCGGAATTGTATCAGCAGCGATTTCCGTAGGAGGAGCTGGGTTAGGGGGCGATGGCGGCGGCGGATCTTCGTCTAAGATTGTTTCCTCATCGGATATGGGTGCCGAACCTAGGGGCGTTGGCCCTAACATTGTTGTCGTGTTAACATCAGCCAACTGACTTATGGCCTGAAGGCTGTTTTGAATCAATAAGGAACTGTCACGGACAACCCCGATCCAAGTCTTGCCAGTAACAGCGCCACATTTGTCGCAGTGCCAAGCAGTGAACTCCACTTGATTGCCACATTCTTTGCAAACTTTATAAGCGAGAGATTGGCCGCACTTTTGGCAAAACTTATTAGTGTTGGGATTGGAAAAATGACATTTAGGACAAACGAGCATCGTCTTTACCATTTGATTGGATTCGCCCTTGAATCAGATCGACTTCTGGGGCCATAAGGCCAGAAGGCACTTTAGTGGGGGGAGAGTGAAGCGTGAAGCGTGAAGAGCAAAAACTGTCCCTATTCACTTTTCAAGGCATCACTTTTCCCTATTCACTTCCCACCCCCCGACCATGCTGGGGGTTTGGCGCTACCCTTTCCTCCCCTAAATCGTACCAAGGAAAGCGATTTTCTTTAATGTGCCGCAAAAGGTAGTATTAACAACTCCATACTCGAAAACCATAGGAGCCGGACTATTTCCGGATATTTATCGGGTTTTTGTTCCAGGGGAGAGAAACTTTTTCGTTTTTGGGGGGCTGAAACGATATTATTTCACCAGTCACCCCGTGGGAGGGTTCGCCCAGAGGCGGCAGCAACGGCGTGTTCTTCTAGAGAGTCTCAGAAGGCTTCAGCCCTAGGGAGAAAGGCAATTCGACGATAAACACCGTCTGGGCGTTGGTAGAACTCACATGAATTGAGCCGCCCAAATGTGCTACCAGTTTTTGCACTAAGGCCAAACCCAAACCGGTGCCACCAAGTTTCCAGGGGTCATCGCTGGGGATGCGGTAGAACTTATCAAAAACGTGGTTGATGTATTTGGGGGGAATCTCTACGCCAGAATTGGTGGCTAAAAGTTGGAGCTGACCATCGGCTGTTCTTTGGGCACGGAAAGAAATGCGTGCCCCGGGAGGGGAGTGTTTGCAAGCATTTTCTAGGAGTTCGCTGATGATGCGGGATAAGGCGCCGGGGTCCCCATAGAAAATGGGCAAGTTGGGGGTTATTTCTAGAGATAAGGTGAGCTGCTGGCTTTGGCTGCGTTGTTGAAATGGTTCGACGATGTGGGGAATCCATTGATAGAGGTCTAGGGGGA contains:
- a CDS encoding serine/threonine phosphatase, whose amino-acid sequence is MVKTMLVCPKCHFSNPNTNKFCQKCGQSLAYKVCKECGNQVEFTAWHCDKCGAVTGKTWIGVVRDSSLLIQNSLQAISQLADVNTTTMLGPTPLGSAPISDEETILDEDPPPPSPPNPAPPTEIAADTIPSAEELEQNSSPPMTAASETGAEMPFLEEKQPPEEVNADAAIQFGEYLDTANRYQVIEVLPSELPGESYLRVLDCQPLQPSPLLAFAAVRPHHAVSENQSNSMLGIPAIALPYLAARTSNLPSLPAIHDAWGENPGVLLLEDRTGLPRVPFDTKDNPPPTSEQILSWLEQSAQLWDILAPYKALSSLLKPENLFLADDDSGELRLGRLYPDNPDQPPTLTSLGQLWQQLLPNALELTPPEQSLAQLLNDLVAGEITTASELLGYTDLIAKNIKPNPDQLKLSVSNTVDSPQVSHSPISEMSADDSDDDDTPTMVMPLKLIALDAAGETDIGRQRNHNEDDFAMETLVTHSLRGGSVTSRSRSRQYMGLYIVADGMGGHDGGEIASATAVDSLRRYFLTRLSDARSGNSPSLPKEESIRSALLEANQVIYELNQQQGRSGSGRMGTTAVLALVQNTQVGIAHVGDSRIYRFTKSQGLQQMTVDHEVGQREIQRGVDPETAYSRLDAYQLTQALGPMGEDFIKPDVQFFNFGEDTLLVLASDGLTDNRFLETHSETHLAPLLQPDADLEQGVRELIRKANQHNGHDNITVVIVRALVQP
- a CDS encoding DUF4327 family protein, yielding MTQKVIHPMVKMQRQVRSLVNSNILKPTDSIWKIAFLYGDEWSHWKQELQDFEFSMQDPVSELLAVENWEDD
- a CDS encoding FHA domain-containing serine/threonine-protein kinase, which translates into the protein MVTLALLDPQTNTPQKQWRFENSTTIRVGRAPDNDVVIEDPVVSREHLELRASGGGSWQLISSGSNGTFVNGVLVFLTAIRDGDSIQLARGGPLLKFSDGYQFGAKPPDPPTPALKKPIPRAQREKKGGGRGINVPSKGEPDRLTPGGESDEENPEPPCTHRNNPPGNLFCENCGEPIFVLRTIRQYQVLQTLGQGGMGTTYLACCLPSSGSKPYQVLALKEMNADMTRIPKAQELFEREARVLQTLNHPGIPMFFDYFVADGKKYLAMEAIHGQDLEKRVQGRGPVPVRQAIEWMMQTCEVLDYLHNLSPPLVHRDIKPANLLLRHRDNRVVAIDFGAVKEIGTPLGTRIGAPDYTAPEQNRGEPIPQSDLYGIGATLIFLLTGESPQKFLELKGDGYRFNLDRDPSIPSELRFCIDKATAYSPSLRYQTAALLTRALADCLDS